In Scheffersomyces stipitis CBS 6054 chromosome 8, complete sequence, one DNA window encodes the following:
- the GLN1 gene encoding Glutamine synthetase (Glutamate--ammonia ligase) (GS) (Glutamine synthetase (Glutamate--ammonia ligase) (GS) (GLNA)~go_function glutamate-ammonia ligase activity~go_process nitrogen fixation), with product MTTISITEQTAILAKYLELPQNGKVLAEYVWIDSEGNTRSKCRTLAKKPSSVDDLPEWNFDGSSTGQAPGHDSDVYLRPVAFYPDPFRKGENIIVLTECWNNDGTPNKFNHRHECAKLMKAHSDDEVWFGLEQEYTLFDQFDNVYAWPKGGFPAPQGPYYCGVGTGKVYARDVIEAHYRAALYAGINISGINAEVMPSQWEFQVGPCEGISMGDELWMARYLLQRVAEEFGVKISFHPKPLKGDWNGAGCHTNVSTKSMRVPGGMKDIEVALSKLAKRHKEHMLLYGADNEQRLTGRHETASIDSFSSGVANRGASIRIPRQVAKEGYGYFEDRRPASNIDPYLVTGIMVETICGSIPDADMSKEFARESSD from the coding sequence ATGACTACCATTTCCATCACTGAACAAACCGCCATCTTGGCCAAGTACCTCGAATTGCCCCAAAACGGTAAGGTGCTTGCTGAATACGTCTGGATCGACTCCGAAGGTAACACCAGATCCAAGTGTAGAACCTTGGCCAAGAAGCCTTCTTCTGTCGACGACTTGCCAGAGTGGAACTTTGACGGTTCTTCCACTGGTCAAGCCCCTGGCCACGACTCCGACGTCTACTTGAGACCAGTTGCCTTCTACCCAGACCCTTTCAGAAAGGGTGAAAACATCATTGTTTTGACTGAGTGTTGGAACAACGACGGTACCCCAAACAAGTTCAACCACAGACACGAATgtgccaagttgatgaaggCCCACTCCGACGACGAAGTGTGGTTCGGTttggaacaagaatacACACTTTTCGACCAGTTCGACAATGTCTACGCCTGGCCAAAGGGCGGTTTCCCAGCTCCTCAAGGTCCTTACTACTGTGGTGTTGGTACTGGAAAGGTGTATGCCAGAGATGTCATTGAAGCCCACTACAGAGCCGCTTTGTACGCTGGTATCAATATCTCTGGTATTAACGCCGAAGTGATGCCTTCCCAATGGGAATTCCAAGTCGGTCCATGTGAAGGTATTTCCATGGGTGACGAATTATGGATGGCCCGTTATCTCTTGCAAAGAGTTGCCGAAGAATTTGGTGTCAAGATTTCTTTCCATCCAAAGCCTTTGAAGGGAGACTGGAACGGTGCTGGTTGTCACACCAACGTTTCCACCAAGAGCATGAGAGTTCCAGGTGGTATGAAGGACATCGAAGTCGCTTTGagcaagttggccaagagACACAAGGAACACATGTTGTTGTACGGTGCTGACAATGAACAAAGATTGACTGGTCGTCACGAAACTGCCTCCATCgactctttctcttctggtGTTGCCAACAGAGGTGCCTCCATTAGAATCCCAAGACAAGTGGCCAAGGAAGGCTACGGGTACTTTGAAGACAGAAGACCAGCCTCAAACATCGACCCATACTTGGTTACCGGTATTATGGTGGAAACCATCTGTGGTTCGATCCCAGACGCTGACATGTCTAAGGAGTTTGCCAGAGAATCGTCGGACTAG
- a CDS encoding predicted protein, with product MSAFGKIKCYLACFLLFYTFYLHDYKCHQVRESSPFDVGALIQPAQPYHNYVCGSLQTGSNNVHAFLDRTIHAHPLFIKYEGAQKLALLRQTYATYLFPVLKPVLQAVDFVEFHVVEHFDHQFHRVKALLVGAEEKVEEVKEAVEEAAE from the coding sequence ATGAGTGCCTTCGGAAAAATCAAGTGCTATCTTGCCTGCTTCTTGCTCTTCTACACTTTCTACTTGCACGACTACAAGTGCCACCAAGTCAGAGAAAGCTCGCCCTTCGACGTGGGTGCTTTGATCCAGCCTGCTCAGCCTTACCACAACTACGTGTGTGGCTCGCTCCAGACTGGCTCCAACAACGTCCACGCTTTCTTGGACAGAACAATTCACGCCCACCCATTGTTCATCAAGTACGAGGGTGCTCAGAAACTTGCTTTGCTCAGACAGACCTACGCTACTTACTTGTTCCCTGTGCTCAAGCCAGTTTTGCAAGCGGTCGACTTCGTTGAGTTCCATGTCGTCGAACATTTTGACCACCAGTTCCACCGTGTAAAGGCCTTGTTGGTCGGTGCCGAAGAGAAGGTGGAGGAAGTCAAGGAGGCTGTTGAGGAAGCTGCTGAATAA
- the LYP1 gene encoding lysine-specific permease (go_component membrane~go_process transport), whose amino-acid sequence HDHVHTKRLLNSRHISMISIGGIIGTGLFLGVRNALVNGPIISLLSYAYIAVICYTVIQSVGEMSCYMPINGSVCQFQFKFLSNSVGLAINIIYWLSWSITLALELSLIYSVLSFWSNALPFVNDGNQLWIIFGVWLVLTSFNLLPVNFYGEIEFVISILKISFITCWIVLSTYILTKNGIGFKYWSKDLLWGVDTLHVVKNRVGSKILNVMASLVSSCFTFQSIESIAICSGEIRDAHINLPKAIKYVLVRIVVFYITTLFLLTLLIPCNDTRLTSGDDDIFSSPFLIGLINCGIGASSFILSIFNFVILVSMVSAANSNIYFGSRCLVSMVEEEYMPKFLGKTNTKGVPQMAILLTSSIGLISLFSRVETISVLFNLLVNVCATSGLIMWLFIMVSYLRFLETLKFNKLDYSTLVFRSNHPRLLKFLNYVSIVSICAIIVGNGVLNIWRFDWNNFLSCYLTSIILVVSSLSLSWYWNEPLLVDIETIDIFTEQSPFAFEKRQVV is encoded by the coding sequence CATGATCATGTTCATACGAAGAGGCTCCTTAACTCTCGCCATATCTCAATGATCCTGATTGGTGGGATTATAGGGACAGGTTTGTTTCTTGGGGTCCGCAATGCTTTGGTCAATGGACCCATTATCAGCTTGTTGTCGTACGCTTATATTGCAGTGATATGTTATACTGTGATTCAGTCAGTAGGAGAAATGTCATGTTATATGCCCATAAACGGTTCAGTTTGCCAGTTCCAGTTCAAATTCTTATCTAACAGTGTCGGATTAGCCATAAACATCATCTATTGGTTGTCTTGGTCCATCACATTGGCGTTGGAGTTGTCACTTATCTATTCCGTATTATCGTTCTGGAGCAATGCCCTCCCTTTCGTCAACGATGGTAACCAATTATGGATCATTTTTGGCGTCTGGCTCGTTCTTACTCTGTTTAACTTGCTACCAGTAAACTTCTACGGCGAGATTGAATTTGTGATCTCCATCCTAAAGATTCTGTTCATCACTTGCTGGATCGTTCTAAGCACGTACATACTCACAAAGAACGGTATAGGCTTCAAATACTGGTCCAAAGACTTGCTCTGGGGTGTCGATACTTTGCATGTAGTTAAAAATCGCGTTGGatccaagattttgaatGTTATGGCATCTCTAGTATCAAGTTGCTTTACATTTCAATCTATAGAGTCCATTGCTATCTGTTCAGGAGAAATCCGCGACGCTCATATAAACTTGCCCAAGGCTATAAAGTATGTTTTGGTCCGAATAGTAGTGTTCTATATAACTactctcttcttgttgacatTGTTGATCCCGTGTAATGATACCCGATTGACATCTGGCGACGACGATATATTTTCGTCACCATTTCTCATTGGATTGATCAACTGTGGAATCGGTGCAAGCTCGTTTATTCTCAgtatcttcaactttgttATTCTTGTGTCGATGGTTTCTGCTGCCAATTCCAACATATACTTTGGCTCCAGGTGCTTGGTGTCGatggtggaagaagaatacatGCCCAAGTTTTTGGGCAAAACAAATACCAAAGGTGTGCCACAAATGGCAATTTTGTTGACATCGTCAATAGGATTAATATCTCTCTTTTCCAGAGTTGAGACTATTTCCgtgttgttcaatttgctTGTAAACGTTTGCGCTACATCTGGCTTGATCATGTGGTTGTTCATAATGGTGAGTTATTTGCGCTTCTTGGAAACCCTCAAGTTTAACAAGTTAGACTATAGCACACTTGTTTTCAGGCTGAATCATCCTCGTCTCTTGAAATTTTTAAACTACGTCTCCATTGTTAGTATCTGTGCTATCATAGTAGGAAACGGGGTGCTAAACATCTGGCGATTTGACTGGAACAACTTTTTGAGCTGCTACCTAACACTGATCATCCTTGTGGTGTCGTCGTTGTCGCTTCTGTGGTACTGGAACGAGCCACTTCTTGTAGATATAGAAACAATTGATATATTCACAGAACAGTCTCCGTTTGCATTTGAGAAAAGGCAAGTGGTATAA
- the VMA13 gene encoding vacuolar ATPase V1 domain subunit H (54 kDa) (go_component proton-transporting two-sector ATPase complex~go_function ATP binding; hydrogen-transporting ATP synthase activity, rotational mechanism; hydrogen-transporting ATPase activity, rotational mechanism~go_process ATP synthesis coupled proton transport) — translation MATEFSPLVIDSGFLTDSKKIIRDRIIPWEGLSRSGVVSEDDASYIKILEKQSAENKRSTVLSQLDLCTKTILNLLSKLSVNEKDDVLKNILTLINDLLLELPGQEFLDSLLSLSEVDASLPYTPFLKHLDNNDGLIKSLALYNVIILLSKASKNHTTAVKIDKEVLIKIFDLLSSPQFIGSSEANFQLIGIQLLQELLIVKQFKKIYQESNLVSNFKAINSLISSSAKYPNATGLQLSYNILLTTWILTFSAPINKSLVSNFPELVSNLLAIAKESIMVKIVRVSVGILKNLVSVTTSSSEQFKTIKILLFHEGLPTINLLKGRKFASNESDEELANDLVYLTDVLNEIVAEKLTSFDEYLTELENPNLLSFSSPTHKSTQFWLENSNKFKDSSFKLVKRILEILTSSGSNTTIKVILLNDLQFLIKNLGQDLVNFISTERDGAYKLLIMSYLDNNLGDNDLKYEALKTIQLLVGRSF, via the exons ATGGCTACTGAATTC TCCCCTTTGGTCATCGACAGCGGGTTTTTGACCGACTCCAAAAAAATTATCCGCGATAGAATCATTCCCTGGGAAGGTTTGTCGAGATCGGGTGTTGTGTCTGAAGACGATGCATCGTatatcaagatcttggagaagCAATCTGCCGAAAACAAGAGGCTGACGGTATTGTCGCAGTTGGACCTCTGCACGAAGACgattttgaacttgttgagcAAGTTGTCTGTCAACGAGAAGGACGATGTGTTGAAAAACATCTTGACCttgatcaacgacttgttgcTTGAGTTGCCGGGTCAGGAATTCCTCGATTCTTTGCTTTCGTTACTGGAAGTTGACGCCTCGTTGCCCTACACACCTTTCTTGAAGCATTTAGATAACAACGACGgcttgatcaagtcgttggcTTTATACAACGTCATTATCTTGTTGTCCAAGGCTAGCAAGAATCACACTACGGCTGTGAAAATTGATAAGGAAGTGCTTATCAAGATCTTCGACTTATTGAGTTCTCCACAGTTCATTGGCTCTTCTGAAGCCAACTTTCAGCTTATCGGTATTCAGTTATTGCAGGAGTTACTCATAGTTAAGCAATTTAAGAAGATCTACCAGGAGTCAAACTTGGTGTCGAACTTTAAGGCTATTAACCTGTTAATTTCGTCACTGGCCAAGTATCCTAATGCTACAGGATTACAATTGTCGTACAACATTTTATTGACTACCTGGATATTGACATTCAGCGCTCCTATCAACAAGTCTCTTGTTCTGAACTTCCCCGAGTTGGTCAGCAACTTGTTAGCTATAGCTAAGGAGTCCATCATGGTCAAAATCGTCCGTGTCTCTGTAGGtatattgaagaatcttgTCTCTGTGACGACTTCTTCCTCAGAACAGTTTAAGACcatcaagatcttgttgttccaCGAAGGTTTACCCACTATTAACTTGTTGAAGGGCAGGAAGTTTGCTTCCAATGAAAGTGATGAAGAGTTGGCAAATGACTTGGTCTACTTGACAGACGTGTTGAACGAGATTGTAGCTGAGAAATTGACTTCGTTCGACGAATACTTGACGGAGTTGGAAAACCCCAACTTGCTCAGCTTCTCGTCGCCTACTCACAAGTCGACCCAGTTCTGGTTGGAAAACTCtaacaagttcaaggactcgtcgttcaagttggtcaagagAATACTCGAGATCTTGACCTCTTCTGGCTCCAATACCACCATCAAGGTaatcttgttgaacgacttgCAGTTCTTAATCAAGAATTTAGGTCAGgacttggtcaacttcATTTCAACTGAAAGAGACGGTGCTtacaagttgttgatcatGTCCTACTTGGACAACAACTTGGGTGATAACGACTTGAAATACGAGGCTTTGAAGACCATCCAGTTGTTGGTGGGCCGTAGCTTCTAG
- a CDS encoding predicted protein (go_component intracellular~go_process anti-apoptosis) has translation MAPKSRDLMKYRSNRQQTFVETVKVAGGGESRWSDLIGESSIESLVDLGFYYAPTKVNKNRVICFLCNKSESVFDEVEIDSIAVQHYRKSKACVRALIALSNQMRSQFDSKEAILSYWQNHEQKVLSSPLARPAQRFRERTYGDAFVLDSKEGYKPNSTTLAAAGFFYAPLDFQDDKVSCVYCGCSLDHWEQDDDPVEEHKQNSRGFCYFLDQLGFDQREENQQEVSGVDSPKIDKFLGLFSDTDESDKENVQNIKQGKNEPTNVVLSQGEDSIQEAKPESEKKVNLLKAPKLAKEEEKTAKKFILIDDEAVDNDNEVEEVSDFDDSDYGNNAEEQENNSDDEIAIEVEEKDVKDYTNSEADVSTTTRRSKRIRKLRAEKDPNIDYWDKVPDDDLYDEFMGAARRTTKSTQPIAKDRSEDPSDGEGSNDNVNDNESDGDSSSDNDSETEEVAEDSLKDFYDDDSTSEILDESNYIPEGSDNDNVDEVNISSNSVSEVDDSLITKKKTRKRKTPESKGESNEEYNGSGKKQKSQEPIEEVISSAMPKKLKFTKKSASATPPRFDETNEDMDIYQDANVENLEMNVKVVSTEKLSPIKDSKPESHILPPRPTIHSLEFAVDSENSREIGKSRITNTKPFKTNKKQRRNIFDMSFENEFPSLQDSLSPVRIPANFGKRSPITSLPTLTKEDLEVQKNTSIVDAKQELSPSLSEQAKIEVNDAKQEMEPEENESKHDNRIEDDELDEIDKDSISGIEDVQKEVVEVVAKERVNEGYDEIREQLPQNNNEDKDEAIYSSGESDVDYANYIEDIRGINAEISRSMEVIEQELEQGEAPGESEVDSAQKSSTENEVARTETNESETSLEIGDQIDAESTKLDIVGLEKDPTVNGEMAGTEVSKEIVDSVNESSEEVVTAIEFQEDQQEELSQDTAEEQSSAIEQDNADEIDVEVDEVTEISFRNTEVEPQKQQNEPPARYAVPESSLVEEIKDSVRSYDDSTNRLTISKIRSSLPVQESTMETASKEQNESETKQSIVEDSKTNGVDIGLSSPQVSPIAHNTSSRRASSLSNANSELFSGNTPSASISRLGRADAMIESSTPQNSNSIRSLTVKEKISQVTDLPKKWVQKPLVQFSEELANLEETAVHLRNLAASGYDLRDDPGDLTSLLADMPEEEENMTIKEWVENCATNCRNLIEDQCDQMTAFVVNEYKRAISVIEALPTID, from the coding sequence ATGGCACCCAAATCGCGAGATCTTATGAAATACAGGCTGAATCGACAGCAGACGTTTGTGGAAACCGTCAAGGTTGCTGGAGGTGGCGAGTCGCGATGGCTGGATCTCATTGGAGAGAGCTCTATAGAATCACTTGTAGACTTGGGTTTCTACTATGCTCCTACAaaagtcaacaagaatAGAGTTATATGTTTCCTATGCAACAAATCGGAGCTGGTTTTtgacgaagttgaaatcGACTCAATAGCTGTACAACATTATAGAAAAAGTAAAGCATGCGTTCGAGCCCTTATTGCACTATCTAATCAAATGAGAAGCCAATTCGACTCCAAAGAAGCGATTTTAAGCTATTGGCAGAATCATGAACAAAAGGTTCTTTCATCTCCTTTGGCACGACCTGCTCAGAGGTTTCGTGAACGAACGTATGGAGATGCGTTTGTTCTAGATCTGAAGGAGGGCTATAAACCTAACAGTACCACGTTGGCAGCAGCAGGTTTTTTCTATGCTCCGCTAGATTTCCAAGACGACAAAGTCTCTTGCGTATATTGTGGATGCTCGCTCGATCATTGGGAACAAGATGATGACCCTGTAGAAGAACACAAGCAGAATAGTAGAGGGTTTTGCTATTTTTTGGACCAACTAGGATTTGaccaaagagaagaaaatcagcAAGAAGTCAGTGGGGTAGACAGTCCGAAAATAGATAAGTTTCTTGGTTTATTCTCTGACACTGATGAAAGTGATAAGGAGAATGTTCAGAATATTAAACAAGGTAAGAATGAACCAACGAATGTTGTTCTATCTCAAGGCGAAGattcaattcaagaagCAAAGCCAGAACTGGAAAAAAAAGTAAACCTTTTGAAAGCTCCAAAGcttgcaaaagaagaagaaaagacagCTAAAAAATTTATATTAATAGATGATGAAGCCGTCGATAACGATAACGAGGTGGAAGAAGTTAGCGACTTCGACGATTCCGATTATGGAAATAATGCCGAAGAGCAAGAAAACAATAGCGATGATGAAATTGCAATAGaggttgaagaaaaagatgtCAAAGATTACACCAATTCTGAAGCTGATGTTTCTACTACAACTAGGCGATCTAAAAGAATCCGAAAGTTACGCGCTGAAAAGGATCCCAATATAGATTATTGGGATAAAGTTCCAGACGACGACTTGTATGATGAGTTCATGGGTGCTGCTAGAAGGACAACCAAGTCAACACagccaattgcaaaagatAGAAGTGAAGACCCATCAGATGGAGAAGGGTCTAATGATAATGTTAATGATAATGAGAGCGATGGTGATAGTAGTAGTGACAACGATAGTgagacagaagaagttgcagaagatTCACTTAAAGATTTCTACGATGACGATAGCACATCAGAAATACTTGATGAGTCCAACTATATTCCAGAAGGGTCAGATAATGACAATGTGGATGAAGTGAACATTTCCTCGAactctgtttctgaagtgGATGATTCTCTTATCACCAAGAAAAAGACCCGAAAGCGTAAGACACCAGAAAGTAAAGGTGAAAGTAACGAAGAATATAATGGTAGTGGTAAAAAACAAAAATCACAAGAACCAATTGAGGAAGtcatttcttctgcaatgccaaagaaattgaagtttaCAAAAAAATCAGCCTCTGCAACTCCCCCTAGATTTGATGAAACCAATGAAGACATGGATATTTACCAAGATGCAAATGTTGAGAATCTTGAGATGAACGTGAAAGTAGTTTCTACAGAAAAATTATCACCCATCAAAGATTCTAAGCCAGAGTCTCATATTCTTCCACCTCGGCCTACAATTCATTCCCTTGAGTTTGCAGTTGACTCTGAGAATTCACGCGAAATAGGAAAGAGCAGAATCACTAATACGAAGCCTTTCAAAACTAATAAAAAACAACGTCGCAATATTTTTGACATGTCGTTTGAGAATGAGTTTCCTAGTTTGCAGGATTCCTTATCCCCAGTTAGAATTCCTGCTAATTTTGGAAAGAGACTGCCGATTACATCATTGCCAACATtaacaaaagaagatttaGAGGTGCAGAAGAATACTTCTATTGTAGATGCGAAACAAGAACTTTCCCCTTCGTTATCAGAACAAGcaaaaattgaagtcaaTGATGCCAAGCAAGAAATGGAGCctgaagaaaacgaatcAAAACATGATAATCGgattgaagatgacgaacTTGATGAGATTGATAAAGATCTGATTTCTGGAATAGAAGACGtccagaaagaagttgttgaagttgtagcAAAAGAAAGAGTTAATGAGGGTTATGATGAAATAAGAGAACAGCTTCCACAGAACAAtaatgaagacaaagaCGAGGCGATTTATAGTTCAGGAGAGTCTGACGTTGACTATGCCAACtatattgaagatatccGTGGAATAAATGCAGAAATTCTGAGGTCTATGGAAGTAATAGAGCAGGAGTTAGAACAGGGAGAGGCTCCTGGGGAGTCTGAAGTTGATTCTGCGCAGAAATCACTGactgaaaatgaagttgCTAGAACAGAAACAAACGAAAGCGAAACGAGTCTTGAAATTGGCGATCAAATAGATGCAGAATCAACCAAATTAGATATCGTCGGATTAGAAAAGGATCCAACTGTAAATGGTGAGATGGCTGGTACAGAAGTCAGCAAGGAAATAGTAGATTCTGTCAACGAAAGTTCAGAAGAGGTTGTGACAGCGATTGAATTTCAGGAAGATCAACAGGAAGAATTGTCACAAGATACTGCCGAAGAACAATCATCAGCTATAGAACAAGACAATGcagatgaaattgatgtTGAGGTCGATGAAGTGACAGAAATATCATTTCGTAATACTGAAGTGGAACCCCAAAAACAGCAAAATGAGCCGCCGGCAAGATATGCTGTTCCAGAGTCTCTGTTggtagaagaaatcaaagataGTGTAAGGTCTTATGACGATTCTACCAATAGATTAACGATTTCCAAAATTAGATCTTCGTTGCCTGTACAAGAGTCTACTATGGAAACTGCTTCTAAAGAACAAAACGAGTCTGAAACGAAGCAATCTATTGTTGAGGATAGTAAGACTAATGGTGTTGATATTGGTCTATCTTCTCCACAAGTTTCTCCGATTGCTCACAATACAAGTAGCCGCAGAGCCAGTTCGCTATCTAATGCTAACTCTGAGCTTTTCTCTGGCAATACACCTTCAGCTTCTATTAGTAGGCTTGGAAGAGCTGATGCTATGATTGAGTCAAGTACGCCGCAGAATTCGAACAGTATCCGATCTTTAACTGTCAAAGAAAAAATTTCTCAGGTCACAGATCTACCAAaaaaatgggtgcaaaaacCActagttcaatttctggaGGAACTTGCTAACTTGGAAGAGACAGCAGTTCATTTGCGCAATTTAGCTGCACTGGGATATGATCTCCGTGATGATCCGGGTGATCTTACCAGTCTCTTAGCAGATATGcctgaagaagaagaaaacatgACAATCAAAGAATGGGTAGAGAATTGTGCTACAAACTGCCGCAACTTGATTGAAGACCAATGCGACCAGATGACAGCGTTTGTAGTCAACGAGTATAAACGGGCGATCCTGGTAATAGAGGCGCTTCCTACAATAGACTAG
- a CDS encoding predicted protein, with protein MAFFRYAWPVAVALGYLFYTLTYVCPIADPYIHSAGELHSLSPVVYHTCTFSNSYLKPVFHESVLPVYTNVVEPRLVAVDESLHISQAVDSTKQFVLGLDENYKISTHFENACVTYHRKVLELTDYLERNVYPEIWRYVEKARFRLLFYFRVAKLNVYVYGGVAYGKLDEFGVSSAVNNAVNFVTSIEFVQKLILCYQDIVTKLLEKKSSINLQQKGRFLQQEFKNLIKFNQFYSNIKSKGDVQKKNIAEIVKDLLNKVSDKTTDDEDYDSDVSDEEEEPIVVLLTSTITVTDESVPTSDVSVEAIQDPTLLRINEELQFWETKVNKTLQLAQSNLEIEMKPIVNNSIESIKPQISILLSNLQKDCYSQYQILSKKISEINKDYEKIKQTNDSTIETVSRQEIRDDIAATYKLPEGASEAIQQLLVDTHDQVLVEYFKVVQDTIDILESFSETTIQEFSKQLTSVLDELELEDDEITWKTWKRFHRVKEDIFKFRDFIFDTANEYKTSNNKDLKALGLDGWNDYLKNVEFHINYLVRDNDDYLRLVRAKANVAFQLREATVRKLEEENVDAEERFEETVEEVQEPIPEVVSEDSAIEEVEVESAVEDVDPINNDEAEIVEEHLDSEKEQFVESSEAENFETEEIVEDENSETEEIVENESSDTEAIVEDESSDTEAIVEDESSGTEEIVDDESSNTEEIVDDESSDTEEIVDENSETEETIDENSETEEVVEAEEAPEVQEEEEEEEEEEEEVEVVVVEVEEVEESENDADVDTDIELGEEA; from the coding sequence ATGGCCTTTTTCAGATACGCATGGCCTGTGGCTGTTGCGTTGGGCTACTTGTTCTATACTTTAACCTATGTTTGTCCCATTGCTGATCCATACATCCACTCCGCAGGGGAGCTCCACAGCTTGCTGCCGGTGGTGTACCATACGTGTACGTTTAGCAACAGTTACTTGAAGCCAGTATTCCATGAATCGGTGTTGCCTGTCTATACCAATGTAGTTGAACCGCGTCTTGTTGCTGTCGATGAGTCTTTGCACATTTCGCAGGCTGTAGATTCTACCAAACAGTTTGTCTTGGGTCTTGACGAAAACTACAAAATCAGCACCCATTTTGAAAACGCATGTGTGACATACCATCGtaaagttcttgaactcaCGGACTACTTGGAACGTAACGTGTATCCTGAGATCTGGCGATATGTAGAAAAAGCCCGCTTCAGGCTCTTGTTCTACTTCCGTGTCGCCAAATTGAACGTGTATGTTTACGGCGGAGTAGCCTACGGCAAGTTGGACGAGTTCGGGGTTAGTTCGGCAGTGAACAACGCTGTAAATTTTGTAACATCAATTGAATTCGTCCAGAAACTCATTTTGTGTTATCAGGACATCGTaaccaagttgttggaaaagaagagttcaaTCAACTTACAGCAGAAGGGTCGTTTCCTCCAACAGGAATTtaagaacttgatcaaattcaaCCAGTTCTATAGCAACATAAAGCTGAAAGGCGATgtccagaagaaaaacatAGCTGAGATCGTGAAGGAtctcttgaacaaggtTTCTGACAAAACCACTGATGACGAGGATTACGACAGCGATGTCTCagacgaggaagaagagccTATTGTGGTACTTTTAACCTCGACAATTACCGTAACTGACGAAAGTGTGCCAACGAGCGATGTCAGCGTAGAAGCAATTCAAGATCCTACATTGTTGAGaatcaatgaagaattgcaattctGGGAGACCAAAGTTAACAAGACATTGCAGTTGGCCCAGAGCAACTTGGAGATAGAAATGAAGCCCATTGTCAACAACTCCATTGAACTGATTAAGCCGCAAATCAGTATTCTTTTGCTGAACTTGCAGAAGGATTGTTATTCTCAGTACCAGATTCTCAGCAAGAAGATTTCTGAGATCAATAAGGACTATGAGAAGATCAAGCAGACTAACGACTCAACAATTGAAACTGTTTCAAGGCAGGAAATCAGGGACGACATCGCTGCTACTTACAAGTTGCCTGAAGGAGCATCGGAGGccattcaacaactccttgtGGATACCCATGATCAGGTATTAGTAGAGTATTTCAAAGTGGTTCAGGATACAATCGATATCTTGGAATCGTTTTCTGAGACTACTATTCAAGAGTTTTCCAAACAGTTGACGCTGGTCTTGGACGAGcttgaattggaagacgatgaaatcacttggaaaacttggaagagATTCCACAGAGTCAAGgaagatatcttcaagttcagaGACTTCATTTTTGACACTGCTAATGAGTACAAAACTAGCAACAACAAGGACTTGAAGGCTCTTGGCTTGGACGGATGGAACGactatttgaagaatgtaGAGTTCCATATCAACTATTTAGTTCGTGACAATGATGACTACTTGAGATTGGTCAGAGCTAAGGCCAACGTTGCTTTCCAATTGAGGGAAGCCACGGTGagaaaattggaagaagagaatgtgGACGCCGAAGAGAGGTTCGAAGAaacagttgaagaagttcagGAACCCATTCCTGAAGTTGTGTCCGAAGACTCTGCCATTGAAGAGGTGGAAGTGGAATCTGCTGTTGAGGACGTTGATCCTATTAACAATGATGAAGCTGAGATTGTGGAAGAACATTTAGACtctgaaaaagaacaatttGTGGAAAGCAgtgaagctgaaaatttcGAAACAGAGGAGatagttgaagatgaaaattcAGAGACAGAGGAGAtagttgaaaatgaaagcTCCGACACAGAGGCAATAGTCGAAGATGAAAGCTCCGATACGGAGGCAATAGTCGAAGATGAAAGTTCTGGGACTGAGGAAATAGTAGACGACGAGAGCTCTAACACAGAGGAGATAGTAGACGACGAAAGCTCCGACACAGAggaaattgttgatgaaaacTCTGAGACAGAAGAGACAATCGATGAAAACTCTGagacagaagaagtggTCGAAGCCGAAGAGGCTCCTGAAGttcaggaagaagaagaagaagaagaagaagaagaagaagaagtagaagtggttgtggtggaggtggaaGAGGTTGAAGAGAGCGAAAACGACGCAGATGTGGATACTGACATCGAGcttggagaagaagcttAA